Below is a genomic region from Medicago truncatula cultivar Jemalong A17 chromosome 3, MtrunA17r5.0-ANR, whole genome shotgun sequence.
AGCTTGAAccctagaaataaaaaattgggggAAAATTGGTAATTGATAGATTTTGCACTTGGTAATTGGGTGTGTAGTTTTATGCTGCTATCGTTGGTTTGGTTTTGCTTGTATTCGACGGGTTTTGGAGTTGACGTGGCTTCTTCATTTTTGTATCAGTGGAAGGAAGCCCTAGTGGTGTATGTTTTATTGGTTTTTGCTTGTCTAAGTATTGTACGGGGTGGTTATTAGTAATTGATGTTATTAATAATTCCTGTTAGAGTTAGAAATTACAATTGATGTGTGAATTTTCCTAGTTTAATTTGATTGGTTTGAAGTTCCGTGCTTTATTAGTAGTTGATGTGTGAATTGTGCATTTTGTAGAGTGATACAATGGTCAAACATAAGAAAATTGAtgcatttttcaaaagaaaagttTTGAACAAAGATGAAAATTGTATAGCTACAATTCAACATTGACACTTGTTAATTTCAACATCACTTGAAATTTACACTTGAATCTTCCAAATCACCATGGATACATTTGGCTGGTGTTCTATGGCGTTTTTGCCTTGAATCGACTCTTTGTAATTCTTTTTTATCGAATATTATTTGATAGTGATATTATTTGcatttaaaaaacaaagttaatatttaagtgattttgtcattcttttttattcaagcgcttctttgaattctggcaacctgttttttgtttgtttttattattcaaCAGAATATTGCTTTACGAATATAATGACAGTAACACAAATCTTACAAGAGAAGTAAATGGTTATGACACGAGTCACATTCCTTTTGGCTTGCAAGTATTCTACTACCCTTTTTTCCTTAGCAGTGTAATCGGTTTGTCGGGGTCTGTGCTTGAATGGGATAATGCCTTTTCTAGCCACAAAATGGCCACACCATACTATTTTGTATCCATGATTGCTTGCTTCTGTTACCTACAGTTTTCAGTTCTGAATGAATTGTCATAGCTCCTTGTGACAGTGCTGCTAGGATACTCTATAATGTGATACCATTAGTTGATGAGTAACTATATTGTTACCTTTTGCTTTTGTAAAAATAGGTTTCGGTACAGTGTCGTGTGAATCTTAGTGTGGCAAAATGTGGCATtgcatattattttatataacatTTTCTCAACCCAGTCTCTTATCTAACTAACCTGTGATATCATTTATTCGTTCTTCTTATAGCTTTTGGAGGAAGGTGGGGAAAGAAAGAATTGTGTTGTCACAAGATCAAAAATTTAACTTCCCACACAGGTTGGTAGAAAACCGACAAAATTTTGCATTCTAAATTAAaacttatttgtttgttttgaattcTGTTTGTGTTTGGGTGTTTTGATGGAAAtgggttttgttttaattgtatttGTGTTATTCGGCTTTGAAATACTGTAATAGCTATTTATATATAATGTGGATGACATAGACTACATTTTTTTcctattaattaattagtggtTTACTTTTGTGATTACTGATTAGTTATTGCTTAACCCTTTGAACtgtaaaattaacaaatatgaGGTTGGAAGCGAACGTAACAAATATGCAGTCAAACCACCTTTGACTGACACAAACATGATTTAGGAGGTCAAGACGTAGAACCAAAACAGAGGCTAGTCTTACTACCTACCTCCCTTTCCCCATTTTCAATagaaaaagaatatttattagTGAAGAGTACTACAAGGAGGGAGGTTTAGTTATTTCCCAAAACAGAGAAATGAAATAGTCAAGAATGTAGGAAGGTTGTCTAATCTCTTTGTATGTCAGAGGTGAAAAATTCCATGAAACAGCCACAGACCTAAACACGGGATCCATAGGGTAATCTTACTACTTCCTTTATACTTTTATaatatgtttatttaatcgTATCTTATTTGTTCTAGATTTTGAAATTGTGACATACGGATTGTAGAGATTTGATACTTTCAGTCTATCATGCTTTGTATATTTCTCTGATTGATGTACTAAATTGGACTGCCTTTTAAATTCAAACAGAGTCTGTAAGTCAAGGATCAGACCATGCAAACAGCATTTTATAGCCATCCTGTATTCTGCTTCTCTTGCAGGTTTGTTCTCCCTTAATTCCTCGGTTTTATAACGTTGGTTTTCTTTAGCAATACTTAATTGACTGTAACCGTATTGCAGAAACTTAAGTATAAATCCGAAGAGTGGTTTGGTGAAAATCCGTGCACCTTATCTCTCTCAATTGGATTCGAAATGTGAATTCAATAGGAGGCCTCATATTTATAACTCTCCCATCACAATTAAACCAAACAGATTGTTTGTGCTCCCTAACACAGATGATGGCCACCCAACTGCTTCTACCATGGATGACGAAATGAACACAAACCATGCTCCTAATGTTATATCACCCATGTTTCTCAGCAATTGGTCACCGCCAAGGTACCTATGGAGGGGATTGTCAGTTTTAATCCTAGCAGGGCAGGTAATTATGAAGATTTTAAAGGGAAAAGTTCATTGGAGGAATACTCTTCAACAACTTGAAAGAGTTGGTCCAAAGTCGGTTGGAGTATGTCTTTTAACCTCAGCCTTTGTTGGGATGGCCTTCACGATACAATTTGTGAGGGAGTTCACTAGGTTAGGATTGAATAGATCTGTAGGCGGTGTTTTAGCTCTGGCTTTCTCTAGGGAACTAAGTCCTGTGGTTACAGCAATAGTTGTCGCCGGCCGCATTGGAAGTGCTTTTGCAGCAGAACTAGGAACTATGCAGGTTTCTGAACAAATTGACACATTAAGAGTTCTTGGATCAGACCCTGTTGATTATCTGGTGACACCAAGAGTGATTGCTTCTTGTATTGCCTTACCTCTTTTGACCCTATTGTGTTTTACATTAGGGTTGGCATCTAGTGCCCTACTCGCCGATGGTGTTTATGGAATTAGCATTAACATTATATTGGATTCGGCCCAACGATCTCTCAGAGCATGGGACATTATTAGTGCAATGATCAAGTCAGGGGCTTTTGGTGCTATAATATCTATTGTGAGCTGTGCTTGGGGAGTTACAACAATGGGAGGTGCTAAAGGTGTTGGAGAATCAACAACTTCAGCTGTTGTGATTTCTCTTGTTGGGATCTTCATTGCCGATTTTGCTCTTTCTTGTTGTTTCTTCCAAGGAGCTGGGGATCAGCTGAAGAATTGCGTTTAAGCAACTGATTATGTGTATGCAAATTTTGGTCATATGTATAAAAAGAGTTTGccaatttaatatttcaaactttgcATTTGTTGTACAACCCTGTTTTTTCCATAGAAAGATCACttgaataaaaaacaagaaTTGACATCCAGTATATATGtgctataaataataattatcacAAGGATTTTGTGAATTAAACAATCTAAttctaaataaagaaaaaatcaataatgaaaaaaatattattaatgtgtCAAGATCGTGGTATACAATCTATTTTATCCCTacccttgaaaaaaaaaaatctattttatccctaaaaacactaagactattttatcataaatctatatctatctatattgGCTCAAAGTCGTCGAATTCAACATACTTCCCCCAATTTGAAAACcgattgaaaataaattatttttaatttgttctgGTTGATGTAAATTTGTGGTAGATCCTGTGCTATCAAGCTTATTTTATGCCTTTAGAgagaaataaatttaattttttaatcctAGATGTTTCATGTCTTAGATTGCATCACCATCCcttaatcttaatttttcttgtaaaaaaaaataaaatactgtTGAACAGTTttcgttattaattaaaaaataaaagcaatcaTTTGAACCCAATGTTCACGTTTCTATTTTGTTTCTCAAagtcttttaaatttcaaagtctttttaaataaaagcaatcattattaattgaaaaataaaaattttacctTTACAGTCAGTTTTTTTGGAGAGAATTTGCTCTCActggtaaaaataaaataaaaaatagaccCTTTAACACGAGATAaaaggaatttaaaaaataactaaataatttGGTCGTATGCTTCTTTGTACAAGTTTGCCTTTaacaatattacattttttgtaaaagaaattaaattccAAAATGATACAACAtaaatttccctaaaaaaaaatgatacaacataaattatcaaaaggaaaatttagatgatctatactatatatataaagaaagtaagATCATTTTGAggtagcttttttttttctcctttcaatTATACACACACgcttaaacaaatttttgacAATCAgaatattattttgttggtgtcattcaaaaagataaaaattcatattttatttgttatattttttaaaagatattatatttattatattgttgaaaaagataagtatagttTATAACAATATGATTACACTACAAAATATTTATTCTCTATACctataatttaaatgaaaatcaaattaattttaatcaaaatttcataaaaaaaaaaactaccattcATAATTTATACGTATTAgcgtaataaaaataatagacaGACGATATCCGTACAAACgataatatatataacaaagATATTATGATGACACATCAGAATTCATAGACAAATgttaatacatatttttaatttcaaatattttaactCTTCTTTTTGACTAAATTTATACTCTAtcttttttgtcaaaacaaaaaagaatttgtTCTTGTTTATTGGTGCTATTAACACCTGTAATAAAGATTAAATTACTTTTACATCATCTAAAAGATATCTAAATTACATTACCCTCTCAtctcttattttaaaatctatactcttttctttttatcaatagTTTTGTACAAGGTATTActgatccaattttttttttttgttacaacattACTGATCCACAAAATTTTAAtgcatatttttaattaaaaatatcattagtgtATAGTTTAAAATTCTATTATTAGATTTCTTAAGGTAATAAAAATGGGcatgtaaaattaaatttaatattccaaaagcataaaattaataataaaatatttaaagttaattttaatttacattaaaatttataaagaaattaagttaattttgttaaattgttAGTGAAAAGCCGTCGTAaatttaactcagttgacaaatacaatgcataatataaagaaaactgttgttgacacatttgataaggctgagacacacgagtaaaatacgcttttgccccctcggcagttaactgccgaggtattcaaaaccggctgcagttaactaccgagaaaACTGATTATGCAGACAGTGGGTTCTGCATAATTGTTAAgcatttccaagccatttttcggtcagtttttacctgtaattaaaccagagcaaTCCCAAATGCAATATAATTCATACAACATTTAAACTCACTTATAAACAAgtaaaatacaatatcttttacaattgtccataattaaatcaaaccgacatttggttcaaactacacaaaagtttgaaattcatcaaaacggTACatagtgtccataattaaacaacacattacaactcattacacatcattaaatgaaatccctacttacattcaacgcaatcacatatggaacgaacatacatatataatgtattattttccaccatattccgaaacataaatccgacgtcgcTATTGTCTTTAATAAGCCAAGAcatatagcttgccgtttttcatgcgtattcatctctatcttctcctaggtctatgcatggcatttgaccaaacaagtgacgtgtatattgattttcaccaagatgctcaaaataagtgttaagttgtgccttcaaatcatcaagagagtccgtcggcgttatcataaccttaaccgtctttttaaacGCAGAGTACCTAACACGCCCTTCAATTTTTGCAACCTCAGACATGTTTCACTTGACAAaagctttaagaaaagaatcatacattagaacaaaattaaatggaatgtaataacgaataaatcaaaTGCGTAAACATTAATAAGCTATAAATAATTATTGCACTATTTTCACCACATGaaagtcatattatcatatatatatcaatataaattacataatgttacttatatattggccacaaaaaattggcgttacaatttcgaccccaaaatatacgtcggtgtaatttctaccaaaaaaaaaaggactaacaccgacaaaaaaacCACTCATTAAAGGGcaagtgattggagaagatcaagtgacatagaatcttcctcatctaccgcaataacttcaaattgttgctttggtttttcgggagtgtccaacaaaatagacgccgctttgtttgactccttttgtggtttcggcggtttgtttccactttcaatagctatgagctttcggaacaactcatgttgatccaaatactcatcttcccaagtcaccgcatcttctttcttgtgattgtgccactccgtagatgatggaggtagtgtgtcataccccaatttttgacctaacgCCCCACTGGcacatgtcacttgactctgatcgatctttGATTATTCAGTAAAAAATTcagcagggaggtattttaaaatacttcattttttgattccgagtcagaccctcttttctctttttatcttctttccatcttttattaattttaattttaagataagttactttttttttatatttaataatttttattttccatcctttaattttatttttctttacataatttagttaatttgtttttatttttatttcgtattagatttattttatttttattttatttctttttaattaattagtgtccaaaaaacaaagtgtcaataggtccaaaaataaaatgtccaaggtctaaaaaaaaaatttcaaatcaaagtgtcaactttaaacattcctttttcaaaattcacataattgtccatcatttccattaaaccaattttccttttttcatcaaactcctcacctataaatagagccctcattccacacaatttcacacaccaaaagttctcttgagttgtcaaagaacttttctctcttctccctttttagcttgtgttgacaagctattcttttcttctccctcttttttctgtcccttcggaataagtcccttcggaattttgtcccttcggtaatttttgtcccttcggtggtacctttcttttattttcttgcattttatttatttttagcatttagcattttattttatttctatgtagcattttaattattgttatttattttccagcaattagaatgtatttaggtccaatgtaaatataaatgagaaaagtgtgcgtgtgtgtgtcttttatttctttaccgctttatatatcaaaaaatgcaaaaaaattagattagggattttgtggtgatccaacgtcactacaaaaatccacgcgcttttatttttattgctccgttagttaaattttcatttaatattccaaaaacaacaaaaatatgcaaataatcaaaaatcacaaaaatattttcataaacaaaccttgatcttaaatcaagtgaccgccttttattttattttcttaatcaaactttaaccaatttaatcatattttgagttattttcttttaatataaaaaatacaaacaaatactcatttgccacttggcttttcattttaaaacctttttcaaaacaaataaaaaacaccaaaccaatcaaacgtcaatttttaccccgaactacgaggttttgatccctcacgggtacgtaggcagaggaccatgtcctttcaaatcaataaaaaatgtagataattaggtctttattttttcactttaattccttcttttcaaaaataataagcaagttatagcacattaattaaataaaatcaagaggttctcgtagagtactacgaatatttagggtgctaataccttccctaaatataaccaacccccgaaccctaaatctctcaatatggggtgttttgaacttttttcacctttttcttaaaaaataaaatgttcagtcgtgaaataaattagtgagtcaaaagctaatcaaatagccttgatctccaaaaaatgacgcgacagaaatggcgacttcactggggaccccctaagagggttgagcctaacttgggtttatttaattctttgtgctataacttgcttaaaacaaaaacaaaaaataaaggatggaagtacgtgtatatatgttctccttcttctttcttctttctaacgtgagtggtgagataagctctacacccgagcttgagagagttttaagataggacggtcgtataatcatagttccatgccaagagtactcttcggtattggcacatgtgataaccccactcaacggagggatcttggaagtatatgttgtcaacgtgagtactcatgtttggCATACTATTTTCAAGGGACcattgaagttgaggacctttagtcacctttaacccatcttggccttttaggacgtagtgcggtggctaatcgagagtactcttgaattagttgatacgcgatactacaaccaaacgagactttccgacgGATGttaattggaatgggagtactcccgtcacccgataaatattcagaagtggttaatgactttgggaacttagtagaacccttgttacaagtgcaatttgaaaccatagtccttaccaaatggcgatGTTACCCTtaagctccaacattgtggacttaacctcaccatgcattccataaacatgcatacatgcattcattcataaaaacttttttctcacaaatatcgaaggacttagataagttcttgtaaacatcaaagatatggtccttataagaaggaacaccaagaaatacaacttcaaaaatcttaaccaagctttagcttttgttaagaacttttccttggtttcgttcttacttttgaaaagggaaccaattgcaacattttcacaattttcaaataaaacaatgttccttatcaagtttacaatgactttgacaagtccttcaaaaaatgtgtctatttttgcataagcatagcatgcatcattttgcattcataatttcaagtcCGAGTCTTACTCTgtgtcttttctactaaaggtcaaTCCATCTCAAAGGTGTCCCAACTGTCCTCGTCCAAAGTTAACTCGCACCTACAACATTCGtgcaaacaaaaaagagaacgtATTAGTTTGAACAAGAAATCCACGAGCATTCgtgaagaggtaacaacactaTTGACGTTCCTTCCGctactttttgttcaattaatgtttgtttgttgcttttcgcttttcaaaaaaatcctttcgtcccgcccgagatgaaagtgatcttgtgtagggctttttgctttaagtattggtcatcattaataaaaaggtcgttttgatcccgactttattttattttatgctcttttctgaaaaatggtaatacaaaaaacccaaaaaaaaataataataatcattctcatatatctgcataatcatagcttgtacttacttgtcaaaatcaataatcaaatcatgcattaataaacccgttgaacataATAACTATGTactctctcccaactttgagttctcTGTGACCGAAGATAAGgaagaggagaagaaagagaCTCCCAGCAAGATCTCTCGCCCATTGGGGCATCTTAGCCGTCAAAGctgcaaacaaaatatcaaagaagaTTGTCCAAAAATTTGCTTTCATttacaaagactggcacgagatgctaccaCTTGCACTTCATGAGTATTGTCCGGTAGTACAcacttcaacaggggcaacccctccTTCCCTCAAGTATATAACATGAAGGTCGTGCTTCCtgtggaggtcgaagtcccgaCAATAGGAGTTTTGCCGAAGTCCAAGCTTGTTTatgcatgacgaccttgtacaaccaTGTCAGAAGAGGTTGAAataaacttccaacaagaaggttcaTCCTCGTGAATTTAAAGAAGGAGACTCGGTGCCTAAAAAGGTATTATCTTTCCAATCAGACTCTAGGGGCAAgcggacgcctaactatgaaagCTCAATGTGCAATGACTCTGGTGACTACAAATGGTGAAAAACTCATgtcgatgcagtcaagaaatactctgtcaaaaaaataaaagctcgcttagtcgcaaacctgaaaaggcggcttaggcaaaaatgagcgtctcggtggactgaaaacccgaaagggcggtccaggcaaaaattagagacatgaacaaaaagattatcctgatagattgaacacctgaaagggcgatctatgcaaaagttaaggatcaaaagacaaagtaactgcatccggtcaGACACAgtccacttggggcatccagctatcaaaagacctccgattcgaagcatctgcagatcaaagattcggaacaggggcattcaaagttgttaggaagaatagcggttattgtgttcaatgtacccttcccattacatttaccatttttccaaaaaatttcaaaaatccgtGGATCCATGCCCTTGGCAgatcaccactcaattcatcaaagttttagcctgtgcccatttatttggaactctcatttattctatttgcataatttcttctatttttgatggcaatacttaaagcaaaaattttcaaaaatacaaaacttgttttacatcttttgaaaagtgtgcacaacaaacacactctctttgaactcgtgagtaggtgAAGCGTACATCAACATTCGCCTCGAGAACGGTTACATTCCGGAAAAGAAACATGGCTAGGCACTATGGAAAGGACCTCTACTTTGAGCAAAATGCTGTCacagtcaaaaaaaaatatatacgaaaaaaagatacaaaaaaatcaaagctcgctaagttgaaaacctgaaaaggcggcttaggcaaaaaatgagcgtcctggtggactgaaaacccgaaagggcggtccaggcaaaaattaggggcacaaaaaaaaaaaaaggaatatattcccggtggactgaaaacccgaaagggcggtccaggcaaaagttagggatttttttaaaaaaaatataaaacaaaaagcatgactgctgaagcataccaatggaaggacactATGTGCCGGTTCACAGGTGGCGACTTCTTCCATACcttttatcaacaatgggctttACCCCCAAGAGGCATCAGTTGCTACCCTGTGCCGGATCTTACACTGTCAACGGATtgatttgttcacaatagtatcatctccaaggaagtttgccgagtgtttgtactgtGATGTCAGTCCGTCTCCCATCTTACTTGTCTTGTCTCGTTTCATCGAGTCACATGTCATATACAGTCATGTAGTCATGCATTCACACAGCCATACATTCTCACATTCATATAATCATGCgttcatcaatattttcacatattcgtacgtttatacgtacacatcatatgcacaacatcaattcacacataattgcatcagtcaTCCAGAATCTCGATTCGGTCATGTCTCTTCGGTTCAGTCTTAacttaccattgtgtcaagccacaagtttctacaaataagcctcttccatttaccttcttttttcaaagtgtcatccccagcgtgAAGCTGTGCTAGTCATGAcactaatcaaacttcaatttcaattccaaaaagtgtcatccccagcggtAGCTGTGCAAGTGGTGTCaccaatcaatttcaattctcAATAGTGTCATCCTTAGTGTGACTGACCAAATTGTCCTTTCATTCTTACccttgttaagctatctcatcgatagttaggtaaaagtatcatttgtctttgttaagctatcatttcaacgatagttagacaatggtttttctctcattcttacctttttttaagctatctcatcgatagttaggtaaaagtatcatttgtctttgttaagctatcatttcaacgatagttagacaatggtttttctctcattcttaccttttttaagctatctcatcgatagttaggtaaaagtatcatttgtctttgttaagctatcatttcaacgatagttagacgatggtttttctttcattcttacctttgttaagctatctcatcgatagttaggtaaaagtatcatttgtctttgttaagctatcatttcaacgatagttagacgatggtttttctttcattgttacctttgttaagctatctcatcgatagttaggtaaaagtatcatttgtctttgttaagctatcatttcaacggtagttagacgatggtttttctctcattcttacctttgttaagctatctcatcgatagttaggtaaaaataTCAATCGTCTCTGTAAGCTATCAATACGAtagtagacaatcattttccccagtgaaactacattcccctagCGAAGTCGGACCCCTTTTCTTCAACGAATTCGGGTATCCCGTTGTTATTTCTCATTCGAGTCAAATCATCCTGCATTCATAAATTGCATCACATGCATCCATAGCATgttaggtcaaaaattgtgtactttgtatttaagtctcttcgactcgtcaaatcaaagatttcatcttcaaatctccggacgaagaaacttaaataggggcatctgtcataccccaatttttgacctaacgCCCCACTGGcacatgtcacttgactctgatcgatctttGATTATTCAGTAAAAAATTcagcagggaggtattttaaaatacttcatttt
It encodes:
- the LOC11406935 gene encoding protein TRIGALACTOSYLDIACYLGLYCEROL 1, chloroplastic, whose product is MQTAFYSHPVFCFSCRNLSINPKSGLVKIRAPYLSQLDSKCEFNRRPHIYNSPITIKPNRLFVLPNTDDGHPTASTMDDEMNTNHAPNVISPMFLSNWSPPRYLWRGLSVLILAGQVIMKILKGKVHWRNTLQQLERVGPKSVGVCLLTSAFVGMAFTIQFVREFTRLGLNRSVGGVLALAFSRELSPVVTAIVVAGRIGSAFAAELGTMQVSEQIDTLRVLGSDPVDYLVTPRVIASCIALPLLTLLCFTLGLASSALLADGVYGISINIILDSAQRSLRAWDIISAMIKSGAFGAIISIVSCAWGVTTMGGAKGVGESTTSAVVISLVGIFIADFALSCCFFQGAGDQLKNCV